In Aricia agestis chromosome 14, ilAriAges1.1, whole genome shotgun sequence, one genomic interval encodes:
- the LOC121733577 gene encoding WD and tetratricopeptide repeats protein 1, whose product MGRREEAAWAQGTVGLTAARERGDIDRKFQSRLTVTRSMIDRLGLEKELHGHTGCVNCLEWNRDGSVLASASDDLHVILWDPYRYKQLHNMSTGHTGNIFSVKFLSPEILATCAADGSVRARSISGTSLLECSCHCGRVKRLAVAPDRPHLLWSAGEDGLVLQHDLRSPHRCNADSANVLVNLLNHLGRYAEAKCVAVNPRRPYQLAVGANDFYVRLYDTRMIKLSRLQETQITGPSSGLMWERQNVRCSRAGYGDPDNNIPRNAVTYFAPGHLSIGPNEPTFPKKATTYVAFSNDGNELLVNLGSEQVYLFDVNSARRPVLVESFIIQHNRGHRDDKRNGTRDAGAGGSAAPGSNGTVDPQPVLPDRVRHLKEMANDLVNSSNYSAAVELYNSAIAACPDCALLYSNRAAALMRRGWSGDTYAAIRDCYRAIKLDSNHVKSHFRLAKGLMDLKRAREARECLLYFKDKFPKHAASHAVFLLQKDIATALQNTDMQPDEAEEEGGSGSLLERQLRGSALDYSHRFLGHCNTTTDIKEANFLGPDANFIAAGSDDGSMFIWCRRSGNIVRCLRGDESIVNCVQLHPSQFLLATSGIEAVVRLWSPRPEDGLQESRVVGEAGAAAAANQQRMRSDPFESMLLNISFAGGADRDMHSPACRAT is encoded by the exons ATGGGCAGACGAGAGGAGGCAGCTTGGGCGCAGGGGACGGTGGGGTTGACCGCGGCCCGGGAACGGGGTGACATCGACCGCAAGTTCCAGAGCCGACTGACGGTGACTCGGAGTATGATAGACAGGCTCGGGCTGGAGAAGGAGCTGCACGGTCACACGGGCTGCGTCAACTGCCTGGAGTGGAATAGGGACGGGTC TGTCCTGGCCTCCGCGTCGGACGATCTCCACGTCATTCTGTGGGATCCCTATCGATATAAGCAGCTCCACAATATGTCTACAGGACATACGGGGAATATATTCTCTGTGAAG TTCCTATCCCCGGAAATTCTGGCGACGTGCGCGGCGGACGGATCCGTGCGCGCGCGTTCCATATCTGGCACCTCGCTGTTGGAGTGTTCCTGTCACTGTGGCCGGGTGAAGAGGCTGGCGGTGGCGCCCGACCGCCCGCACCTGCTGTGGTCGGCCGGGGAAGACGGGCTTGTGCT CCAGCACGACCTCCGCTCCCCGCACCGCTGCAACGCCGACTCAGCCAACGTGCTGGTTAACCTGCTCAACCACCTGGGCCGCTACGCCGAGGCTAAGTGCGTGGCGGTCAACCCGCGCCGTCCGTACCAGCTCGCGGTTGGCGCCAACGACTTTTACGTGCGGCTGTACGATACGAGGATGATTAAGTTGTCCAGACTGCAG GAGACACAGATCACTGGACCCTCGTCTGGTCTCATGTGGGAGCGGCAGAATGTGCGGTGCTCGCGGGCGGGGTACGGGGACCCCGACAATAACATACCCCGAAATGCTGTCACGTATTTCGCGCCAG GTCACCTGTCCATCGGTCCCAACGAGCCAACGTTTCCGAAGAAGGCGACCACGTACGTCGCCTTCAGCAACGACGGCAATGAGCTACTCGTTAACCTGGGATCGGAACAG GTGTACCTCTTCGACGTGAACTCCGCTCGGCGTCCCGTCCTGGTGGAGTCGTTCATCATCCAACACAACCGCGGCCACCGCGACGACAAGCGGAACGGCACGCGGGACGCCGGCGCCGGCGGCAGTGCGGCCCCCGGGAGCAACGGGACGGTGGACCCGCAGCCCGTGTTGCCGGATAGAGTGCGACATCTGAAGGAGATG GCTAACGATCTAGTGAACAGCAGCAACTATTCCGCCGCCGTGGAACTGTACAACAGTGCTATCGCCGCGTGCCCGGACTGCGCCCTGCTCTACTCCAACCGCGCGGCTGCGCTTATGAGGAGGGGATG GTCTGGCGACACATACGCTGCGATCCGCGACTGCTACCGCGCGATCAAGCTGGACAGCAACCACGTCAAGTCGCACTTCCGACTCGCTAAAGGACTGATGGACCTCAA GCGTGCGCGCGAAGCCCGGGAGTGCCTGCTGTACTTCAAGGACAAGTTCCCAAAGCACGCGGCCAGCCACGCCGTGTTCCTGCTGCAGAAGGACATCGCCACCGCCCTGCAGAACACCGACATGCAGCCCGACGAAG CGGAGGAGGAAGGCGGATCCGGCAGCCTCCTAGAGCGTCAGTTGCGCGGCTCAGCCCTGGACTACAGCCACCGGTTCCTCGGCCACTGCAACACCACCACCGACATCAAGGAGGCCAACTTCCTCGGCCCTGATGCCAACTTCATCGCTGCCGG CTCCGACGACGGCAGCATGTTCATCTGGTGCCGCCGTTCTGGCAACATCGTGCGGTGTCTGCGCGGGGACGAGTCTATAGTCAACTGCGTGCAACTCCACCCCTCGCAGTTCCTGCTGGCCACCAGCGGTATTGAAGCTGTTGTGCGCCTGTGGAGCCCTAGACCCGAG GACGGGCTTCAAGAATCACGGGTGGTGGGCGAGGCGGGCGCCGCGGCGGCGGCGAACCAGCAGCGCATGCGCAGCGACCCCTTCGAGTCCATGCTTCTCAACATCAGCTTCGCCGGTGGCGCAGATCGAGACATGCACTCGCCCGCCTGCCGCGCCAC gtAA
- the LOC121733578 gene encoding coiled-coil domain-containing protein 130 homolog: protein MGERKGQNLYYPPDYDPKVGGLNKFMGTHALRERARKLHMGILIIRFEMPYNIWCEGCKNHIGMGVRYNAEKTKIGMYYSTPVYQFRMKCHLCDNHFEIKTDPANLDYVIVSGARRQENRWDPTDNGQIVPETKETQKRLFDDAMFKLEHKTGDEDASKLEKPRLNRLVGRNESVWKDDYEANCALRRNFRKRRKELEESAVNDSLLLAKSSLDINLLPESEEDRDMASLLALKPANSIEEIQKFTRNKIINSPVLPSSSSLLTSFGGLKKEESLSKSIPLTRNSLGITIKNKIQNKDTTKTKEDKTNDEKNAKSHNDEISKKVLDKNDKVIVNINDNEKCTINNEIVNDSHRNSITNDVNKSHTEVGNVSNVKPFSLVGDYSSSEENSE, encoded by the exons ATGGGTGAGAGGAAGGGTCAAAACCTGTACTATCCCCCCGACTATGATCCTAAAGTCGGGGGGTTGAACAAATTCATGGGCACCCATGCCCTCCGGGAGAGAGCCAGGAAGCTCCACATGGGTATACTCATCATTCGGTTCGAAATGCCCTACAACATCTGGTGCGAAGGCTGCAAGAACCACATAGGTATGGGTGTGAGGTACAACGCAGAGAAGACCAAAATCGGCATGTATTATAGCACTCCAGTGTACCAGTTTAGGATGAAATGCCACTTGTGTGATAATCACTTTGAGATAAAAACAGATCCAGCT AATTTAGACTATGTAATAGTATCAGGTGCAAGAAGACAAGAGAATAGATGGGATCCAACAGATAATGGGCAGATTGTTCCCGAGACAAAGGAAACTCAGAAGCGCCTATTTGATGATGCTATGTTCAAACTTGAGCACAAAACAGGCGATGAGGATGCCAGTAAATTAGAGAAACCTCGGCTGAACAGACTTGTGGGTAGAAATGAGAGTGTATGGAAAGATGATTATGAAGCTAACTGTGCTTTGAGAAGAAATTTTAGG AAAAGGAGGAAAGAACTAGAAGAATCTGCAGTCAATGACAGTTTACTTTTAGCCAAGTCTTCCCTAGACATAAACTTGTTACCGGAATCTGAAGAAGACAGAGACATGGCTTCTCTATTAGCTCTAAAACCTGCCAACAGTATAGAGGAGATACAGAAGTTCACAAGAAACAAAATCATAAACAGTCCAGTGTTGCCGAGTAGCAGCAGCTTGCTGACTAGTTTTGGTGGACTCAAGAAGGAAGAATCACTTAGTAAAAGCATACCACTTACACGAAATTCATTGggcattactataaaaaataaaattcaaaataaagaTACAACTAAAACAAAAGAAGATAAAACTAATGATGAAAAGAATGCCAAGTCACATAATgatgaaataagtaaaaaagttttagataaaaatgataaagttattgtaaatattaatgaCAATGAAAAATGCactattaataatgaaatagtaAATGATTCTCATAGAAATAGTATAACAAATGATGTTAATAAAAGTCATACTGAAGTGGGGAATGTGTCAAATGTTAAACCCTTTTCACTTGTTGGTGATTACAGTTCTAGTGAAGAAAATTC